A part of Gossypium hirsutum isolate 1008001.06 chromosome A07, Gossypium_hirsutum_v2.1, whole genome shotgun sequence genomic DNA contains:
- the LOC121231808 gene encoding rho GDP-dissociation inhibitor 1, with amino-acid sequence MGLVDDNKNKEKEASEDEGGAARGGGRQMSDDSSFYTTDQEEDNDDESALQLGPQCSLKEQLEKDKDDESLRKWKEQLLGSVDINNIGETLDPEVKFLSVAIVSPERPDMVLSIPEDGKPQGLWFTLKEGSHYRLKFSFQVSNNIVSGLRYTNTVWKSGLRVFSTKDMIGTFSPQQEPYTHEMPEETAPSGFMARGSYTAKSKFLDDDNKCHLEINYTFDIRKDWASAD; translated from the exons ATGGGGTTAGTTGATGACAACAAGAACAAGGAGAAGGAGGCAAGCGAGGATGAAGGAGGAGCTGCAAGGGGTGGTGGCAGACAAATGAGTGATGATTCCTCTTTCTATACCACTGATCAGGAGGAGGATAACGATGATGAGAGTGCACTTCAATTGGGTCCCCAGTGTAGTCTCAAGGAACAGCTTGAAAAAGATAAG GACGATGAGAGCTTAAGGAAATGGAAAGAACAGCTTCTCGGAAGTGTGGATATTAACAACATTGGAG AAACACTTGATCCTGAAGTAAAGTTCCTTAGCGTGGCCATCGTGTCGCCGGAAAGGCCAGACATGGTTCTTTCGATCCCTGAAGATGGAAAGCCCCAGGGCTTATGGTTTACACTGAAAGAAGGTAGCCATTATCGGTTGAAATTCTCCTTCCAAGTTAGCAACAACATTGTATCTGGTCTCAGGTACACAAATACCGTTTGGAAATCAGGTCTCAGGG TTTTCAGCACAAAAGATATGATTGGAACCTTTAGTCCTCAACAAGAGCCTTATACACATGAAATGCCAGAAGAGACTGCCCCTTCTGGTTTTATGGCTAGAGGATCATATACTGCAAAGTCAAAG TTCCTTGATGATGATAACAAGTGCCACTTGGAGATCAACTATACATTTGACATCCGTAAAGACTGGGCTTCAGCTGACTAA
- the LOC121203761 gene encoding uncharacterized protein has product MDEWFEDYLRNCPNIPKPPPPIARSEEEMPQGMAPVRIGKALVDKLRKYEVEEFRAKIDDDAEQAEFWLENTVRVLDELSCTLEECLKCVVSLLKDTTYHWWKTASSVTYTVPTKKSRSHQERSNSSVGYSGKARSSKRPNQRSFSPMIVSVESVGNQKLRCNSCKPPGYPRSSRGGRSVAKDSTTRSEARALARTYAICAREEASAPDVITGTFSLHNVHVIALIDLGSTHSYICMKLEFSMNMSVEPTEFVIKVLNPLGKSILVDKVCKNCALTIQSHCFLANLMLLPFDEFDVILGMDWLDVHDVITNCGSKYMRKGYEAYLAFVLNSKESELKIELVPIVREYPDVFSEELPGLPIVREVEFGIELVPRTTPISIAP; this is encoded by the exons atggatgagtggtttgaGGATTACCTGAGAAACTGCCCCAATATACCAAAACCTCCTCCTCCCATTGCTCGATCTGAAGAAGAAATGCCACAAGGTATGGCACCCgtgagaattggtaaggcccTAGTGGATAAACTTAGGAAATACGAAGTAGAAGAGTTTAGggctaagattgatgatgatgctgaacaaGCTGAGTTCTGGCTGGAGAACACTGTACGAGTTTTGGACGAGTTATCGTGTACACTTgaggaatgcttgaagtgtgttgtatctcttTTGAAGGATACtacataccactggtggaaaacTGCATCTTCAGTG ACATATACAGTTCCCACAAAGAAATCGAGAAGCCATCAGGAACGTTCTAATTCATCAGTGGGATATTCGGGCAAAGCAAGAAGCTCTAAACGCCCCAACCAGCGGTCTTTCTCTCCCATGATAGTTAGTGTGGAGAGTGTGGGAAATCAAAAGCTGCGGTGTAACAGCT GCAAGCCTCCAGGATATCCTAGAAGTAGCAGGGGTGGTCGTAGTGTTGCAAAGGACTCTACTACCAGATCAGAGGCTCGAGCTCTGGCAAGAACTTATGCTATATGCGCTAGAGAGGAAGCCTCAGCTCCTGATGTCATTACGGGTACATTCTCTCTTCATAATGtacatgttattgccttgattgacctAGGATCGacccattcttatatttgcatgaaattggagtTTAGCATGAATATGTCTGTAGAACCTACGgagtttgtgattaaggtgttgaaccctctaggcaagtctaTATTAGTAGATAAGGTTTGTAAGAATTGTGCTTTGACGATCCAAAGTCATTGTTTTTTGGCTAACCTTATGCTTTtgccctttgatgagtttgatgtaatacttggcatggattggttagatGTGCATGATGTAATTacaaattgtggtagcaa gtatatgagaaaagggtatgaagcttaccttgcttttGTACTAAACTCTAAAGAATCAGAGTTGAAGATCGAGTTGGTACCAATAGTgcgtgaatatccagatgtgttctcGGAAGAGTTGCCTGGGTTGCCCATTGttagggaagtagagtttggtattgagctagtgCCAAGAACAACACCTATTTCTATTGCCCCGTAg